A genomic region of Luteolibacter arcticus contains the following coding sequences:
- a CDS encoding helix-turn-helix domain-containing protein: protein MTESLKSPPRTAGVKRAEKGVVTLLTESKVYRDYERAFVAGTGLPLLLHAPEMLTVIRYVRKQENPFCTLMADTAQWCTASYNLQRKVESEAQLAPRTLKGFAGLCETSVPVRIGENLIAFLQTGQVLLHQPDRSQFEAIARILAAWGSQVDLKVAEEAWFNSRVIAPRQYEALIHLIDIFAHNLASCGNLLILNQQKPERPEISKACFFIDQHSSDEISLAAVAIVAGMSANYFSGKFVEATGVNFVEYVSRVRVGKARDFLQNPDLRISEIAFDVGFQSLSQFNRAFKRVEGCSPREFRAADTTI from the coding sequence ATGACAGAATCACTCAAATCCCCACCCCGCACGGCAGGCGTCAAGCGGGCGGAAAAGGGCGTCGTCACGCTGCTGACCGAGTCGAAGGTTTACCGCGATTACGAGCGTGCATTCGTGGCAGGGACCGGCCTTCCGCTACTGCTCCATGCTCCGGAAATGCTTACCGTGATCCGGTATGTTCGGAAGCAGGAGAACCCATTCTGCACGCTGATGGCGGACACCGCCCAATGGTGCACCGCCTCCTACAACTTGCAGCGAAAGGTGGAGAGCGAAGCGCAGCTTGCTCCCAGAACACTCAAAGGTTTCGCCGGACTCTGCGAAACCTCGGTGCCGGTGCGGATCGGCGAGAACCTCATCGCCTTCCTCCAAACCGGGCAAGTCCTGCTCCATCAGCCCGACCGGTCTCAATTTGAGGCGATCGCGCGGATCCTCGCGGCCTGGGGATCTCAGGTCGATCTGAAGGTAGCAGAGGAAGCTTGGTTCAATAGCCGGGTGATCGCGCCCCGTCAGTACGAGGCGCTGATTCATTTGATCGACATCTTTGCGCACAACCTCGCCTCTTGCGGGAACTTGCTTATCCTGAATCAGCAGAAGCCGGAGCGCCCGGAGATCTCGAAGGCTTGTTTCTTCATCGACCAGCATAGTAGCGACGAAATCTCGCTTGCCGCGGTGGCCATTGTAGCGGGCATGAGTGCCAATTATTTCAGCGGTAAATTCGTCGAGGCGACGGGCGTCAACTTCGTCGAATACGTGAGCAGGGTCCGCGTCGGAAAAGCCCGGGATTTCCTCCAGAATCCGGACTTGAGGATCAGCGAGATTGCCTTCGACGTGGGCTTCCAATCGCTCTCGCAGTTCAACCGCGCATTCAAAAGGGTCGAGGGTTGCTCCCCTCGGGAATTCCGCGCCGCAGACACCACTATTTGA
- a CDS encoding inositol monophosphatase family protein — protein sequence MTDLELTVHAAKEAGKLLKANFGLEAAVDEATHHDIKLALDKESQQLIEDILLGARPGDALYGEEGMGGNPDSDREWIVDPIDGTVNFYYGIPHFCVSIALRDKGEVTVGVIHDPIVGETWTVEKGGVPMHNGRPISVSKRTKLEECALFVGCGKDEEALRTGLERFRKASLKARKMRMMGSAALGMAYIASGRLDGYIESRISLWDIAAGKLLVEAAGGKVLLEPSPDHPDSWAIVATNGKIPIEEIL from the coding sequence GTGACCGACCTCGAACTCACCGTCCACGCCGCCAAGGAAGCGGGCAAGCTGCTCAAAGCGAACTTCGGCCTGGAGGCCGCCGTCGACGAAGCCACCCACCACGACATCAAGCTCGCGCTCGACAAGGAGTCGCAGCAGCTCATCGAGGACATCCTGCTCGGCGCCCGCCCCGGCGATGCGCTCTACGGCGAGGAAGGCATGGGCGGCAATCCCGACAGCGACCGCGAGTGGATCGTCGATCCCATCGATGGCACGGTGAATTTCTACTACGGCATCCCCCACTTCTGCGTCTCCATCGCCCTGCGCGACAAGGGTGAGGTCACCGTCGGCGTGATCCATGATCCGATCGTTGGCGAGACCTGGACCGTCGAAAAAGGCGGCGTGCCGATGCACAATGGTCGGCCGATTTCCGTCAGCAAGCGCACCAAGCTCGAGGAGTGCGCTCTCTTCGTCGGCTGCGGCAAGGACGAGGAAGCCCTGCGCACCGGCCTGGAGCGTTTCCGTAAGGCCTCGCTGAAGGCCCGCAAGATGCGGATGATGGGCAGCGCCGCGCTCGGCATGGCCTACATCGCCAGCGGCCGGCTCGACGGCTACATCGAGTCCCGCATCTCCCTCTGGGACATCGCCGCCGGCAAGCTGCTCGTCGAAGCCGCGGGCGGCAAGGTCCTGCTCGAACCCTCCCCGGATCACCCCGATTCCTGGGCCATCGTCGCCACCAACGGCAAGATCCCGATTGAGGAGATTCTCTAA
- a CDS encoding alkaline phosphatase family protein, with the protein MNTPLRSTAIALMALVSPVFAAGPGAGNDFAGKRVLIIGIDGLRPDAMIAANTPNIDALIAQGVVTHNAYAGGVLGTSTQQPTISGPGWGSITIGVWTDKHKIVDNGFAAYKNSVSTNYPHFFKRIKAAKPNSYLSSIVSWGAIEDYLVSKVASSVNYHVKATGASYPDRDLDVKNKAVAHLATANPDVLFLHFDQVDGAGHSTGFNISNSSYINAIQAVDGHIGSVMAAINARPQAAQEKWLVLLTSDHGGSSTSHGGQSDGERTISMLVSGGSVNAPHLSTESPGQTAVPPTTMKYLGLPVTGSWGWASPPFGLPPYFFAATTGNSVDLDWVLPAGGLPGLTGYQIRRNGVLIASPATGVTTFTDTPGVGTHAYEITFVGASEIRSATASVAGNLNDQLVLHLPFDSSAQDASGNGNHGTINGSPSYVAGKSSQCLQFTDTTSPHQYVSLGQPAALQFGATDSFTVSVWVNHSGTFPDNRPTGSANDPAILSNKDWNSGTNTGWFIGAGPDGRWQWNAGDGTDRADYDGPASQLSDGNWHQLCVVHDRSTNLARLFYDGSLVATRSLSAIGSLDAAKPTAVATDGTFGTIWPNWFTGKIDEVKIWRRALLDSEVSTVFQQ; encoded by the coding sequence ATGAACACCCCGCTCCGATCTACCGCCATCGCCCTGATGGCACTCGTCTCCCCCGTATTCGCCGCCGGCCCCGGTGCCGGCAATGACTTCGCTGGCAAGCGCGTCCTCATCATCGGCATCGATGGCCTCCGCCCGGATGCTATGATCGCCGCCAATACACCGAACATCGACGCCCTGATCGCACAAGGAGTGGTCACCCACAACGCCTATGCCGGCGGCGTCCTCGGCACCTCGACCCAACAGCCCACGATCAGCGGCCCCGGTTGGGGCTCGATCACGATCGGGGTGTGGACCGACAAGCACAAGATCGTGGACAACGGCTTCGCCGCCTACAAGAACTCCGTCTCCACCAACTACCCGCATTTCTTCAAGCGCATCAAGGCGGCCAAACCGAATTCCTACCTTTCCAGCATCGTCAGTTGGGGTGCCATCGAGGACTACCTCGTCTCGAAGGTGGCCTCCTCGGTGAACTACCACGTCAAGGCCACCGGCGCATCCTATCCCGACCGCGATCTCGATGTAAAAAACAAGGCCGTGGCCCACCTCGCCACGGCCAATCCCGATGTGCTGTTCCTGCACTTCGACCAGGTGGACGGAGCCGGCCACTCCACCGGCTTCAACATTTCCAACAGCTCCTACATCAATGCGATCCAAGCCGTGGATGGCCACATCGGCTCGGTGATGGCCGCCATCAATGCGCGCCCTCAGGCTGCGCAGGAGAAGTGGCTCGTCCTCCTCACTTCCGACCACGGTGGCAGCAGCACCAGCCATGGCGGCCAGTCGGATGGGGAGCGCACCATCAGCATGCTGGTCAGCGGCGGCAGCGTGAATGCCCCGCACCTGAGCACCGAGTCGCCCGGCCAAACCGCCGTGCCGCCCACCACGATGAAATACCTCGGCCTGCCGGTCACCGGATCGTGGGGCTGGGCGAGCCCCCCCTTCGGCCTGCCGCCGTATTTCTTCGCTGCCACCACCGGCAATTCCGTGGACCTGGACTGGGTGCTACCCGCCGGCGGCTTGCCCGGCCTCACCGGCTATCAGATCCGTCGCAATGGCGTGCTCATCGCGTCACCTGCTACCGGCGTGACCACCTTCACCGACACCCCCGGCGTCGGCACCCATGCCTATGAGATCACCTTCGTGGGAGCTTCGGAGATCCGCTCCGCCACCGCGAGCGTCGCCGGAAATCTGAATGACCAGCTCGTCCTCCACCTGCCCTTCGACAGCAGCGCACAGGACGCCTCCGGCAATGGCAATCACGGCACGATCAATGGCAGCCCGTCCTATGTCGCCGGCAAGAGCAGCCAGTGCCTGCAATTCACCGACACCACCAGTCCGCACCAGTATGTGAGCCTCGGCCAACCGGCCGCCCTTCAATTCGGCGCCACCGATAGCTTCACCGTTTCGGTGTGGGTGAATCATAGCGGCACCTTCCCTGACAATCGCCCTACCGGCAGCGCCAACGACCCTGCCATCCTCTCCAACAAGGACTGGAACAGCGGCACCAACACCGGCTGGTTCATCGGCGCGGGACCCGACGGCCGCTGGCAATGGAACGCCGGCGACGGCACCGACCGCGCCGACTACGACGGACCGGCCTCACAACTCAGTGACGGCAATTGGCACCAGCTCTGCGTCGTCCACGACCGCTCGACCAATCTGGCCCGCCTCTTCTACGATGGCTCGCTGGTCGCCACCCGCTCGCTGAGCGCGATCGGATCCCTGGATGCGGCCAAGCCAACCGCAGTCGCCACCGACGGCACCTTCGGCACCATCTGGCCGAATTGGTTCACCGGAAAAATCGACGAGGTGAAGATCTGGCGCCGCGCGCTCCTCGACAGCGAGGTCTCCACCGTCTTCCAACAATGA